CGATCAAGCCTAGGCCCCGGCCGCCGAATTGTTGTCGCAGACCTGAGTTGTCATCACAATCCGTCGCCGTCCCGACAGCGGTTGGTTCGGCGCAATCCTGGAGGTTTGTCCCACTATGCGTACCCCGATCATGGCTGGAAACTGGAAGATGAACTGCACCAATGACGAGGCCTGCGCCCTTGCCTGTGCCGTGAAGGAGCAGGCCGGCGGCATCACCGGCGCCGAGGTCATCCTCTGCACCCCGGCGACCGCACTGAGCACCGTTGCCAAGTGCGTTGAGGGCAGCGCGATCGAAGTCGGCGCCCAGAACTTCTTCTGGAAGGACCACGGTGCCTACACTGGCGAGATCTCCGCGAAGATGATCCAGTCCACCGGCGCGCAGTGGGTCATCCTCGGTCACTCTGAGCGGCGCGGTCGCTTCGGCGTTGCCGAAGAGGGCATGACCGACGAGCTGCTCAAGGTCTTCGGCGACAGCGATGCCAGCGTCAACGTGAAGCTGCAGGCCGCCCTTTCCGCCGGTCTCAAGCCGATCGTCTGCTGCGGCGAGACCCTTTCCGAGCGTGAAGCCGGCAAGGCCGACGAGGTCATCTCCGGCCAGGTCCGCGCGATGTTCGAGGGCATCTGCTCCTGCTGCCTGGCGAGCATGGTCATCGCCTACGAGCCGGTCTGGGCCATCGGCACCGGCAAGGTCTGCGACGCCGAGGAAGCCGATCGCGTCTGCGGCGTCATCCGCTCCGTCGTCGCCGAGGTCGCCGGTGAGGCTGCGGGCGCCAACATGCGCATCCTCTACGGTGGCTCCATGAAGCCGGAGAACGTTGAGGGTCTCATGGCCAAGCCGAACATCGACGGTGGTCTCGTCGGTGGCGCCGCACTCAAGGCCGACTCCTTCGTCGCGCTGATCAACGCTGCCAAGAAGTCCGCCGCCGGTGGTTGCTGCTGCTGCTGCTGCAAGAAGTAGGGTCGCCGCAACCGATCCGATAGGCATACTCGACGGGCCACCTGCTAACAGGTGGCCCGTTTGCTATGGCAAAGGCAGCACGTCGTGGCTGTTGTGTGCGGCTGTGGGGTGTGCTACCTTGGTCTCGTGGTGGCACGGTCCTGATTGCTGGCGATGCCGCAGAGGAGGTTAGCCCGTATGTTGCCCAGTCGCACGAATCTCAGTACCGGCCTCCCGGGCCTGGACAAGGTCCTCAAGGGCCTGTTGGCAGGCGACAATGTGGTCTGGCAGCTCGACTCGATCGACGACTACCAGGCCTTCGTCGAGCCCTTCGTCCAGACGGCCGTGGCCCAGGAGCGCACGGTCATCTACTTCCGGTTTGCCAAGCACCAGCCACTGGTCGCCGACGGACTGGGTGCCCAGATCTGTGAACTGCACCCCGAGGCGGGCTTCGAGACCTTCATCAGCGAGGTTCGCCACACGATTCGGGCGGCCGGTCGCGGCGCCTACTACGTCTTTGACTGCCTCTCCGACCTCGCCGTGGACTGGTACAGCGACCAGATGCTGGGCAACTTCTTCATGCTCACCTGCCCGTACCTGTTCGATATGGAGACGATTGCCTACTTCGGGCTCCTGCGCAACAACCACTCCTCCCACGCCACCGAAGCGATCTCCAACACCACACAGCTTCTGCTCGATGTCCTGCGGTCCGAGGGTCGGCTGTACGTGCACCCGCTGAAGGTACAGCACCGGTACTCGCCGACGATGCACATGGTCCATATCTGGGAGGACGACGAGTTCACGCCCGTCACGCAGAGCGCGACAATCTCGCACGTGATGACCGGCATGGAGTGGCTGCAACTGGACTCGATGAGCTTCCAGCTCGGGGTCTGGAACCGGGCCTTCCTGCAGGCGCTGGAGATCATGAACCCGGTGCACGGGGAGAGCTGCGACCTGGTTCAGGCCAACGAACTGCAGGGGCGCTTGCTGCGGATGGCCGTCTCACGGGATGAGCGGATGCTGGAGCTGATCCGCAAGTACCTGTCGCTGGGCGAGGTGCTGGACATCGGCAAGCGCATGATCGGCACCGGACTGATTGGCGGCAAGACGGTCGGGATGCTGCTGGCCCGCGCGATCCTCAAGCACAGTGATGAGCGCTGGGAGCAACTGCTCGAGCCCCACGACTCCTTCTACATCGGCTCCGACGTGTTCTACACCTACCTGGTGCGCAACGGGATCTGGTGGGTGCGCGAAGGGCAGCGGGACCCGGAGAATTACCTCGACGACGCCTCGATGGCTCGCCAGCGAATGCTCACGGGCACCTTTCCGGAGTCCCTCGTGAAGCAGTTTGAGCAGATGCTGGACTACTTCGGCCAGTCGCCCTACATCGTGCGCTCCAGTAGCCTGCTGGAGGACGCCTACGGGAACGCCTTCGCGGGGAAGTACGACAGCGTCTTTTGTGTGAATCAGGGCCCGAGGCAGCAGCGTCTCGACGACTTCCTCGCTGCGGTCCGCACGATCTACGCCAGCTCGATGAGCGACAAGGCCCTGACTTATCGGGCGCAGCGCGGTCTGCTGGACCGGGACGAGCAGATGGCCCTGCTGGTGCAGCGAGTCTCGGGCGACCGGTACGGAGAGCTGTTCTACCCGCAGATTGCCGGCGTCGGCCTCTCCTACAACCCCTATGTGTGGAGCAGCTACATCGATCCACAGGCCGGCGTGCTGCGGCTCGTGTTTGGCCTCGGGACGCGCGCCGTCGATCGCTCCGATGACGACTACACGCGGGTCGTTGCGCTCAATGCGGCCGAGCGGCGGCCGGAGTCGGACTTCGATGAGGTGCGGCAATACTCCCAGCGCCGCGTCGATGTGCTGGATGTCGAGGCCAACCATCACGCGTCCTATGATCTGGCCGAGGTGGTGCAGGCCAGTGGCGGGCTGCCGCTGGAGCTTCTGATGTCTCGCGACCAGGAGCGGGAGAGGCGCGCGGCCCAGAGAGGGATGAAGGTCGACTTCCCCTGGGTGCTGACCTTCGAGCGCCTGTTCAAAGAGACCAACTACGTCGACGACATGCGGAGGATGCTGCAGACCCTTCAGGAAGCCTACGAGTACCCGGTGGAGGTGGAGTTCACGACGAACTTCCTCGCCGACGGCAGCTACAAGGTCAACCTGCTGCAGTGTCGGCCGTTGCAGGTGAAGGGTGGTGGGCCGGTCAGCGATCCGCCGACGGGCCTGGACCCCGCGCAGACCGTGCTTGAGGCTCACGGTGCCGTCATCGGTCAGAGCCGGGTGACCTCGGTCGACCGCATCATCTACGTGTCGCCCTCGGTGTACGGACAGCTTCCGATCCCCGACCGCTACGAGATTGCGCGACTGATCGGGCGTCTATGCCACCTCAAGGAGCCCGGAGAGCCCCGGAAGGTACTGCTGATGGGACCGGGACGCTGGGGGACGACGACG
This genomic interval from Armatimonadia bacterium contains the following:
- a CDS encoding PEP/pyruvate-binding domain-containing protein, with the translated sequence MLPSRTNLSTGLPGLDKVLKGLLAGDNVVWQLDSIDDYQAFVEPFVQTAVAQERTVIYFRFAKHQPLVADGLGAQICELHPEAGFETFISEVRHTIRAAGRGAYYVFDCLSDLAVDWYSDQMLGNFFMLTCPYLFDMETIAYFGLLRNNHSSHATEAISNTTQLLLDVLRSEGRLYVHPLKVQHRYSPTMHMVHIWEDDEFTPVTQSATISHVMTGMEWLQLDSMSFQLGVWNRAFLQALEIMNPVHGESCDLVQANELQGRLLRMAVSRDERMLELIRKYLSLGEVLDIGKRMIGTGLIGGKTVGMLLARAILKHSDERWEQLLEPHDSFYIGSDVFYTYLVRNGIWWVREGQRDPENYLDDASMARQRMLTGTFPESLVKQFEQMLDYFGQSPYIVRSSSLLEDAYGNAFAGKYDSVFCVNQGPRQQRLDDFLAAVRTIYASSMSDKALTYRAQRGLLDRDEQMALLVQRVSGDRYGELFYPQIAGVGLSYNPYVWSSYIDPQAGVLRLVFGLGTRAVDRSDDDYTRVVALNAAERRPESDFDEVRQYSQRRVDVLDVEANHHASYDLAEVVQASGGLPLELLMSRDQERERRAAQRGMKVDFPWVLTFERLFKETNYVDDMRRMLQTLQEAYEYPVEVEFTTNFLADGSYKVNLLQCRPLQVKGGGPVSDPPTGLDPAQTVLEAHGAVIGQSRVTSVDRIIYVSPSVYGQLPIPDRYEIARLIGRLCHLKEPGEPRKVLLMGPGRWGTTTPSLGVPVSFSDISTVSFLCEIVAMREDLVPDMSLGTHFFNELIEMDILYMALFPTRAGNYLNRTLLERLPSRLSSMVPEAVKWPEAVRVIEAADLPHGRALHLNANAPQQRVVCYLEP
- the tpiA gene encoding triose-phosphate isomerase, which codes for MRTPIMAGNWKMNCTNDEACALACAVKEQAGGITGAEVILCTPATALSTVAKCVEGSAIEVGAQNFFWKDHGAYTGEISAKMIQSTGAQWVILGHSERRGRFGVAEEGMTDELLKVFGDSDASVNVKLQAALSAGLKPIVCCGETLSEREAGKADEVISGQVRAMFEGICSCCLASMVIAYEPVWAIGTGKVCDAEEADRVCGVIRSVVAEVAGEAAGANMRILYGGSMKPENVEGLMAKPNIDGGLVGGAALKADSFVALINAAKKSAAGGCCCCCCKK